One Deinococcus yavapaiensis KR-236 DNA segment encodes these proteins:
- a CDS encoding erythromycin esterase family protein, with translation MPNPLPLPSGWDLSQLHAALAAFLETLPARPRLLGLGEPTHAIDAFADQRNRLFEAFVEEHGFRSIALESDIVAGLRASAFISEGEGSLDDVMNSSFSHGFGARRANRDLVAWTRAYNSGREPNDRVRLYGFDPPLENVWAASPRFSLLALHAFLAAHVEVVPADRETLEQACGNDARWENPSVGMHPELSVGNSAEARQLRVLADDLFGLLRTEAPRLATLPGFWEAELHARTAAGLLRYHAIMADPSPARVGRMMASRALMMADNLVAIAEREHERGPTLVFAHNVHLQRQAGTMKIPSMGGMRVHWWSAGAHLDARLHARYAVIASDLGAAPDKEIGAPPPDTLQEGLMHLTSEAALVPSRDLIAALPPFLAARSDAPARSGYFPLGASHLPYVDGVLFLKNAVDRTG, from the coding sequence ATGCCCAACCCGCTTCCACTTCCGTCCGGCTGGGACTTGTCCCAGCTCCACGCCGCCCTCGCCGCGTTCCTCGAAACTCTGCCAGCCAGGCCCCGTCTGCTGGGCCTCGGCGAGCCGACCCACGCCATCGACGCCTTCGCCGACCAACGAAACCGCCTTTTCGAGGCTTTCGTCGAGGAGCACGGCTTCCGGTCCATCGCCCTCGAAAGCGACATCGTCGCGGGCCTTCGCGCGTCCGCCTTCATCTCGGAGGGCGAAGGCTCGTTGGACGACGTCATGAACTCCAGCTTCAGCCACGGATTCGGCGCCCGACGCGCCAACCGCGACTTGGTCGCGTGGACGCGCGCCTACAACTCGGGCCGTGAACCGAACGACCGCGTGCGCCTCTACGGCTTCGACCCGCCCCTGGAAAACGTGTGGGCGGCCAGCCCTCGCTTCAGCCTGCTCGCCCTGCACGCCTTCCTCGCCGCCCACGTCGAGGTCGTTCCCGCGGACCGCGAGACCTTGGAGCAGGCGTGCGGAAACGACGCTCGCTGGGAGAACCCGTCGGTCGGCATGCACCCCGAGTTGTCGGTCGGAAACAGCGCCGAAGCACGGCAACTTCGCGTCCTCGCCGACGACCTCTTCGGCCTTCTTCGCACCGAGGCGCCACGACTCGCCACGTTACCGGGGTTCTGGGAAGCGGAACTGCACGCCCGCACGGCCGCCGGACTGCTGCGCTACCACGCGATCATGGCGGACCCCTCGCCCGCGCGCGTCGGGCGCATGATGGCGTCGCGCGCCCTGATGATGGCCGACAACCTCGTCGCCATCGCCGAGCGCGAACACGAGCGCGGACCGACCCTCGTGTTCGCGCACAACGTCCACCTTCAGCGCCAGGCGGGCACGATGAAGATCCCGAGCATGGGAGGTATGCGCGTGCACTGGTGGAGCGCCGGGGCTCACCTCGACGCCCGCCTTCACGCCCGCTACGCCGTCATAGCGAGCGACTTGGGCGCAGCTCCGGACAAGGAGATCGGCGCGCCCCCGCCCGACACCTTGCAAGAAGGGCTGATGCACCTCACGAGCGAGGCGGCGCTCGTGCCTTCACGAGACCTCATCGCCGCCCTGCCGCCCTTCCTGGCCGCGAGAAGCGACGCGCCCGCTCGGTCCGGGTACTTCCCCCTGGGAGCGTCGCACCTGCCGTACGTCGACGGGGTGCTCTTCCTCAAAAACGCCGTGGACCGAACGGGCTGA
- a CDS encoding GNAT family N-acetyltransferase gives MQGPELREDTVKLHAATETDYRPLAQSWADPDVTRYETSFVARQTTEWWEAWMRRLDEGSDGVLWVIEAHGDAVGIATLRDIDVHDRHATGSVALFRRCWGRGYASAAVRLRSEYAFDTLGLEKVETCTAACNDSIIRVRRKNGYREVGVSRRERFRHGAWHDEWLGELLAGDWRALRGRGTADACSE, from the coding sequence GTGCAAGGACCGGAGTTGCGAGAAGACACCGTGAAGCTCCACGCGGCGACCGAGACGGATTACCGCCCGCTGGCGCAAAGTTGGGCGGACCCCGACGTCACGCGGTACGAAACGTCGTTCGTCGCTCGGCAGACGACCGAGTGGTGGGAGGCGTGGATGCGCCGCCTCGACGAGGGAAGCGACGGGGTGCTGTGGGTGATAGAGGCGCACGGTGACGCCGTCGGCATCGCCACGCTTCGAGACATCGACGTCCACGACCGTCATGCCACGGGAAGCGTCGCGCTGTTTCGTCGCTGCTGGGGCCGAGGTTACGCGAGCGCGGCCGTGCGTCTGCGCAGCGAGTACGCCTTCGACACGTTGGGATTGGAGAAGGTCGAGACCTGCACGGCCGCGTGCAACGACTCTATCATTCGTGTTCGGCGCAAGAACGGGTACCGCGAAGTGGGCGTGTCCCGCCGTGAACGCTTTCGGCATGGCGCGTGGCACGACGAGTGGCTCGGAGAACTTCTGGCCGGAGACTGGCGGGCCTTGAGAGGACGGGGGACGGCCGATGCTTGCTCCGAGTGA
- a CDS encoding alpha/beta fold hydrolase, which produces MSSFVLVHGAWGGGWYWRDVARRLQSAGHDVVTPTLTGLGERSHLGGPDIDLDTHVRDIVQALEYEDLRDVLLVGHSLGGMVVTGVSNEVPHRLGHLVFLDADLPRHGQSRFDLQPEAREWWEERAREGDGWRVTLDLPDEALADIISDPGVRAWYVARSHGQGQPIGVLRQAVRLTNDAAKALPRTFIACTIDAFGMRSGLYGRMARVAASDGNTRLVEVPASHFAPVSHPNLIANALMEVARGTA; this is translated from the coding sequence ATGAGCTCGTTCGTCCTCGTTCACGGCGCGTGGGGCGGCGGCTGGTACTGGCGGGACGTCGCGCGTCGTCTGCAAAGCGCGGGCCACGACGTCGTCACGCCCACCCTGACAGGCCTTGGAGAACGCTCGCACCTCGGTGGCCCCGACATCGATCTCGACACGCACGTTCGCGATATCGTGCAGGCGCTCGAATACGAAGATCTGCGTGACGTCTTGCTCGTCGGTCACAGCCTCGGCGGCATGGTCGTCACGGGCGTCTCGAACGAGGTGCCTCACCGCCTCGGTCACCTCGTGTTTCTCGACGCCGACCTGCCACGCCACGGACAGTCACGCTTCGACTTGCAGCCCGAGGCGCGCGAGTGGTGGGAGGAACGGGCGCGTGAGGGAGACGGGTGGCGCGTGACCCTCGACTTGCCCGACGAAGCCCTCGCCGACATCATTTCCGATCCGGGCGTCCGCGCGTGGTACGTCGCGCGGTCGCACGGACAAGGCCAACCGATCGGCGTGTTGCGGCAAGCCGTGCGGCTCACGAACGACGCGGCCAAGGCGTTGCCGCGAACGTTCATCGCGTGCACGATCGATGCCTTCGGCATGAGGTCGGGCCTGTACGGCCGCATGGCCCGAGTCGCCGCGTCCGACGGGAACACGCGCTTGGTGGAGGTGCCCGCGAGTCACTTCGCGCCCGTGTCGCATCCAAACCTCATCGCGAACGCCCTGATGGAGGTGGCGCGAGGAACGGCGTGA
- a CDS encoding phosphotransferase-like protein, whose translation MMNDAKPGKIILLNGASSAGKSTLARALQAHLDEPFLQFSPDFLLFHEAVLPRRHDLGGPFSWHAMRPKFFEGYLNCLPALASAGNNLVTDFVLETREQWFGLVKRLAAFDVFFVGVHVALEELERRERQRGDRRLGDARRDFEIVHSFGRYDFEVDSSHPPEENARRIIDAWRARSSVGVFARAAREIESAGT comes from the coding sequence ATGATGAACGACGCGAAGCCCGGGAAGATCATCTTGCTCAACGGCGCGTCGAGCGCGGGCAAGTCGACGTTGGCGCGCGCCCTCCAAGCGCACCTCGACGAGCCCTTCTTGCAATTCTCGCCCGACTTCCTGCTGTTTCACGAAGCGGTCTTGCCTCGACGCCACGACCTCGGCGGACCTTTTTCATGGCACGCCATGCGCCCGAAGTTCTTCGAGGGGTACCTCAACTGCTTGCCCGCCCTCGCGAGCGCGGGCAACAACCTCGTGACGGACTTCGTGCTCGAAACGCGAGAGCAATGGTTCGGGCTCGTCAAGAGACTTGCCGCCTTCGACGTGTTCTTCGTCGGCGTCCACGTGGCGCTGGAGGAGCTCGAGCGGCGAGAGCGACAACGCGGAGATCGCCGTCTCGGTGACGCACGGCGAGATTTCGAGATCGTGCACTCCTTCGGACGCTACGATTTCGAAGTCGACTCGTCCCATCCGCCCGAGGAGAACGCTCGGCGCATCATCGACGCTTGGCGCGCGAGGTCGAGCGTCGGCGTCTTCGCGAGGGCGGCGCGCGAAATAGAATCGGCCGGGACGTGA